From Odontesthes bonariensis isolate fOdoBon6 chromosome 21, fOdoBon6.hap1, whole genome shotgun sequence, a single genomic window includes:
- the srl gene encoding sarcalumenin isoform X1, which yields MKGTVSICCFLTLLLLQATAEEEDISNVLRDRSHIDETLRLATEEKAGDYAAAVQNLRKIYHTSIKPMEQAYKYNELRQHEISAYPGRSLGDSATDGEITSKPLVLFLGPWSVGKSSMINYLLGLHDNPYQLYTGAEPTTSEFTVIMHGEKIRSVEGIVMAADSSRSFSPLEKFGQNFLEKLIGIEMPHKLLERVTFVDTPGIIENRKQQERGYPFNDVCQWFIDRADLIFVVFDPTKLDVGLELEMLFRQLKGRESQIRIILNKADNLATQDLMRVYGALFWSLAPLINVTEPPRVYVSSFWPYDYAPDTSRELFKREEISLLEDLNQVIENRMENKIAFIRQHGIRVRIHALLVDRYVQTFKEKMSFFSDPELVFKEIVDDPDKFYIFKSILAKTNVSKFDLPNRDAYRDFFGINPIANFKPLSTQCSYIGGCLLEKIEKAITNELPGLLSSINSGKQPGLSSCETTGCGEKPKNRYRKN from the exons aagaagaagatatCTCCAACGTCCTCAGAGACAGATCTCACATTGATGAGACGTTGCGACTTGCAACTGAAGAAAAAGCAGGAGATTATGCAG CGGCTGTACAAAATTTGCGGAAGATCTATCATACATCCATCAAGCCGATGGAACAGGCCTACAAATACAATGAGCTGAGGCAGCATGAGATCTCAG CGTACCCCGGACGATCCCTGGGGGACTCAGCCACAG ATGGAGAGATCACCTCTAAGCCATTGGTGCTGTTCCTTGGACCCTGGAGTGTAGGAAAGTCCTCCATGATCAATTACCTCCTGGGCTTGCATGACAACCCCTATCAGCTTTACACAG GAGCTGAGCCCACTACCTCTGAGTTTACTGTTATAATGCACGGGGAGAAGATCCGCTCTGTTGAGGGTATTGTTATGGCAGCAGACAGCTCTCGCTCCTTCTCTCCCCTGGAAAAGTTCGGTCAAAACTTCCTTGAAAAGCTGATTGGCATTGAGATGCCTCACAAACTGCTGGAACGTGTGACATTTGTGGACACGCCAGGAATCATTGAGAATCGCAAGCAGCAGGAGAGAG GTTATCCTTTCAATGATGTTTGCCAGTGGTTCATTGATCGTGCAGATCTGATCTTTGTGGTTTTTGACCCCACCAAGCTGGACGTTGGCCTAGAGCTGGAGATGCTCTTCCGGCAGTTGAAGGGTCGTGAGTCACAGATCCGCATCATCCTAAACAAAGCTGACAACCTGGCCACCCAGGACTTAATGAGAGTCTATGGAGCACTCTTTTGGAGCTTAGCTCCCCTCATCAATGTGACCGAACCCCCTCGTGTCTATGTCAGCTCTTTCTGGCCATACGATTATGCACCCGACACCAGccgtgagctctttaagagagagGAGATCTCCCTCCTGGAAGATCTTAACCAGGTGATTGAAAACCGTATGGAGAACAAGATTGCCTTCATCCGCCAGCATGGCATCCGTGTACGCATCCATGCTCTGCTGGTAGACCGCTATGTCCAGACTTTTAAAGAGAAGATGAGCTTCTTCAGTGACCCCGAATTAGTCTTCAAGGAGATTGTGGACGACCCAGACAAGTTCTATATTTTCAAGTCCATCCTAGCCAAGACCAATGTTAGTAAGTTTGACCTGCCAAACCGAGATGCTTACCGTGACTTCTTTGGCATCAACCCTATCGCCAACTTTAAGCCCCTGTCAACTCAATGTTCCTACATTGGAGGCTGCCTGCTGGAGAAGATTGAGAAGGCCATCACCAATGAGCTGCCTGGTCTTCTGAGCAGCATTAACTCTGGCAAGCAGCCTGGCCTGTCGTCCTGCGAGACAACCGGTTGTGGCGAGAAGCCAAAGAATCGTTACCGAAAGAACTGA
- the srl gene encoding sarcalumenin isoform X2: MKGTVSICCFLTLLLLQATAEEEDISNVLRDRSHIDETLRLATEEKAGDYAAAVQNLRKIYHTSIKPMEQAYKYNELRQHEISDGEITSKPLVLFLGPWSVGKSSMINYLLGLHDNPYQLYTGAEPTTSEFTVIMHGEKIRSVEGIVMAADSSRSFSPLEKFGQNFLEKLIGIEMPHKLLERVTFVDTPGIIENRKQQERGYPFNDVCQWFIDRADLIFVVFDPTKLDVGLELEMLFRQLKGRESQIRIILNKADNLATQDLMRVYGALFWSLAPLINVTEPPRVYVSSFWPYDYAPDTSRELFKREEISLLEDLNQVIENRMENKIAFIRQHGIRVRIHALLVDRYVQTFKEKMSFFSDPELVFKEIVDDPDKFYIFKSILAKTNVSKFDLPNRDAYRDFFGINPIANFKPLSTQCSYIGGCLLEKIEKAITNELPGLLSSINSGKQPGLSSCETTGCGEKPKNRYRKN; the protein is encoded by the exons aagaagaagatatCTCCAACGTCCTCAGAGACAGATCTCACATTGATGAGACGTTGCGACTTGCAACTGAAGAAAAAGCAGGAGATTATGCAG CGGCTGTACAAAATTTGCGGAAGATCTATCATACATCCATCAAGCCGATGGAACAGGCCTACAAATACAATGAGCTGAGGCAGCATGAGATCTCAG ATGGAGAGATCACCTCTAAGCCATTGGTGCTGTTCCTTGGACCCTGGAGTGTAGGAAAGTCCTCCATGATCAATTACCTCCTGGGCTTGCATGACAACCCCTATCAGCTTTACACAG GAGCTGAGCCCACTACCTCTGAGTTTACTGTTATAATGCACGGGGAGAAGATCCGCTCTGTTGAGGGTATTGTTATGGCAGCAGACAGCTCTCGCTCCTTCTCTCCCCTGGAAAAGTTCGGTCAAAACTTCCTTGAAAAGCTGATTGGCATTGAGATGCCTCACAAACTGCTGGAACGTGTGACATTTGTGGACACGCCAGGAATCATTGAGAATCGCAAGCAGCAGGAGAGAG GTTATCCTTTCAATGATGTTTGCCAGTGGTTCATTGATCGTGCAGATCTGATCTTTGTGGTTTTTGACCCCACCAAGCTGGACGTTGGCCTAGAGCTGGAGATGCTCTTCCGGCAGTTGAAGGGTCGTGAGTCACAGATCCGCATCATCCTAAACAAAGCTGACAACCTGGCCACCCAGGACTTAATGAGAGTCTATGGAGCACTCTTTTGGAGCTTAGCTCCCCTCATCAATGTGACCGAACCCCCTCGTGTCTATGTCAGCTCTTTCTGGCCATACGATTATGCACCCGACACCAGccgtgagctctttaagagagagGAGATCTCCCTCCTGGAAGATCTTAACCAGGTGATTGAAAACCGTATGGAGAACAAGATTGCCTTCATCCGCCAGCATGGCATCCGTGTACGCATCCATGCTCTGCTGGTAGACCGCTATGTCCAGACTTTTAAAGAGAAGATGAGCTTCTTCAGTGACCCCGAATTAGTCTTCAAGGAGATTGTGGACGACCCAGACAAGTTCTATATTTTCAAGTCCATCCTAGCCAAGACCAATGTTAGTAAGTTTGACCTGCCAAACCGAGATGCTTACCGTGACTTCTTTGGCATCAACCCTATCGCCAACTTTAAGCCCCTGTCAACTCAATGTTCCTACATTGGAGGCTGCCTGCTGGAGAAGATTGAGAAGGCCATCACCAATGAGCTGCCTGGTCTTCTGAGCAGCATTAACTCTGGCAAGCAGCCTGGCCTGTCGTCCTGCGAGACAACCGGTTGTGGCGAGAAGCCAAAGAATCGTTACCGAAAGAACTGA